A genomic window from Silene latifolia isolate original U9 population chromosome Y, ASM4854445v1, whole genome shotgun sequence includes:
- the LOC141632089 gene encoding uncharacterized protein LOC141632089 codes for MAIRQNIETLNLLLRDLYDPNLLFGGKIVVFGGDFRQTLPVVPGKSQIEIVESSLSQEFEYILLPSGNFRKPEDVSPNPITDLTSVAFPELDLESFDSDIFTTRAIITPLNEVVDAINDALIDKFPGRPISYKSYDAMLDDNCNIYPSEFINKLNLGGMSPHDLILKESCLVILLRNLQPSFGLCNGTRLICKRFYPNSVECVITTEHPKEEHVFIPRIKLRPAASANYLFEFHRTQFPLKLSFAMTINKCHGQTLSQGV; via the exons ATGGCCATAAGGCAAAATATTGAAACTCTCAACCTACTGTTACGGGACCTTTATGATCCTAACCTTCTTTTCGGTGGTAAAATTGTTGTGTTTGGAGGTGATTTCCGCCAGACCCTTCCAGTAGTTCCTGGGAAGTCGCAGATTGAGATAGTTGAGTCTAGCTTG TCCCAGGAATTTGAATATATATTGTTACCCTCTGGTAATTTTCGAAAGCCAGAGGATGTGAGCCCAAACCCAATTACTGATTTGACATCAGTAGCATTCCCGGAGTTGGATTTGGAATCGTTCGATTCAGATATATTCACAACAAGGGCAATAATAACGCCTTTAAATGAAGTTGTTGATGCTATTAACGATGCACTGATTGACAAGTTTCCAGGTCGCCCGATTAGCTATAAGAGCTATGATGCAATGTTAGACGACAATTGTAACATATATCCTTCAGAATTCATTAACAAGCTTAATCTAGGTGGTATGAGCCCTCATGATCTCATTCTCAAAGAAAGCTGTCTAGTAATTTTGCTACGTAATCTACAACCATCCTTTGGATTGTGCAATGGTACTCGTCTTATATGTAAAAGATTTTATCCAAATTCAGTCGAGTGTGTTATTACAACTGAACATCCCAAAGAAGAGCATGTGTTCATTCCACGTATCAAGCTTCGTCCGGCTGCTTCAGCAAACTATCTATTTGAATTCCATAGGACACAATTCCCGTTAAAGTTGAGTTTTGCAATGACGATCAACAAATGTCATGGACAAACCTTAAGCCAG